A single Elephas maximus indicus isolate mEleMax1 chromosome 2, mEleMax1 primary haplotype, whole genome shotgun sequence DNA region contains:
- the CXCL14 gene encoding C-X-C motif chemokine 14: MRLLTAALVLLLLALCAARVDGSKCKCSRKGPKIRYSDVKKLEMKPKYPHCEEKMVIITTKSVSRYRGQEHCLHPKLQSTKRFIKWYNAWNEKRRVYEE; encoded by the exons ATGAGGCTCCTGACGGCCGCACTGGTCCTGCTGCTTCTGGCGCTGTGCGCCGCGCGCGTGGACG GGTCCAAATGCAAGTGCTCCCGGAAGGGACCCAAGATCCGCTACAGCGACGTGAAGAAGCTGGAAATGAAGCCAAAGTACCCGCACTGCGAGGAGAAGATGGTTAT CATCACCACCAAGAGCGTGTCCAGGTACCGGGGTCAGGAGCACTGCCTGCACCCCAAGCTGCAGAGCACCAAGCGGTTCATCAAGTGGTACAACGCATGGAATGAGAAGCGCAG